In the Qipengyuania pelagi genome, one interval contains:
- a CDS encoding fumarylacetoacetate hydrolase family protein, which produces MKLATLNDGTRDGKLVVVSKDLTRYCAADNIAPTLQAALDDWDRIAPKLQALYTDVEHEAVPCERFHEREAHSPLPRAYQWADGSAYINHVELVRKARDAEVPESFYHDPLMYQGGSDKFLPPRADIPLGDPAWGCDMEGEIAVITDDVPMGVSKEEAADHIKLLMLVNDVSLRGLIPAELGKGFGFFQSKPSSAFSPVAVTPDELGDAWKDSVIHLPLMVDYNGESFGRAEAGEDATFSLAELVAHAAKTRELGAGAIIGSGTVSNKGEDGGPGKPVSEGGRGYSCIAEIRMIETIYDGEPKTRFMRAGDTVRVEMKDHQGHSIFGAIEQKVVEA; this is translated from the coding sequence ATGAAACTCGCCACGCTCAACGATGGAACCCGCGACGGGAAGCTGGTCGTCGTCTCCAAAGACCTGACGCGCTATTGCGCCGCCGACAATATCGCACCGACCCTTCAGGCCGCGCTCGACGACTGGGATCGGATCGCCCCCAAGCTGCAAGCGCTCTACACCGATGTCGAGCACGAGGCGGTGCCCTGCGAACGCTTTCACGAGCGCGAGGCGCATTCGCCGCTTCCGCGCGCCTATCAGTGGGCGGACGGTTCGGCCTATATCAATCACGTCGAACTGGTGCGGAAAGCGCGCGATGCGGAAGTACCGGAAAGCTTCTATCACGATCCGTTGATGTACCAGGGCGGTTCGGACAAGTTCCTGCCGCCGCGCGCGGACATCCCCTTGGGCGATCCCGCCTGGGGCTGCGACATGGAAGGCGAGATCGCCGTCATCACCGACGACGTGCCGATGGGCGTGTCGAAGGAAGAGGCAGCGGATCACATCAAGCTGCTGATGCTGGTCAACGACGTGTCCTTGCGCGGCCTGATCCCGGCGGAACTTGGCAAGGGGTTCGGTTTCTTCCAGTCCAAGCCGTCGAGCGCGTTCAGCCCCGTCGCGGTGACGCCCGACGAATTGGGCGATGCCTGGAAGGATAGCGTGATCCACCTGCCGCTGATGGTCGATTACAATGGCGAGTCCTTCGGCCGCGCCGAGGCGGGCGAGGACGCGACCTTCAGCCTCGCCGAACTGGTCGCCCATGCCGCCAAGACGCGCGAACTGGGCGCGGGCGCGATCATCGGATCGGGCACGGTTTCGAACAAGGGCGAGGATGGCGGCCCCGGCAAGCCGGTCAGCGAAGGCGGGCGCGGCTATAGCTGCATCGCCGAAATCCGCATGATCGAAACGATCTACGACGGCGAACCGAAGACCCGCTTCATGCGGGCGGGCGACACTGTCCGGGTCGAGATGAAGGACCACCAGGGTCACTCGATCTTCGGCGCGATCGAACAGAAGGTGGTGGAGGCCTAG
- a CDS encoding acyl-CoA dehydrogenase, translated as MVPFAWDDPFALDDQLSEDERMIRDAAHAFAQGELQPRVQAAFSAEKDAPELFPLMGQAGLLGATIPEEFGGAGASYVAYGLIAREIERVDSGYRSMASVQSSLVMYPIHAYGSDEQHRKYLPGLASGELIGCFGLTEPDAGSDPGSMKTVAKQDGDGYVISGSKTWISNSPFADVFVIWAKSEAHGGKIRGFVLEKGMEGLSAPKIEGKLSLRASTTGMIVMDEVRVGADALLPNVEGLKGPFGCLNRARYGISWGAMGAAEFCMHAARQYGLDRHQFDVPLASKQLYQLKLADMLTDIGMGLQASLRVGRLMDEGKFAPEMISIVKRNNVGKALDIARKARDMHGGNGISEEYQVIRHMVNLETVNTYEGTHDVHALILGRAITGIPAF; from the coding sequence ATGGTGCCCTTCGCATGGGACGATCCCTTCGCGCTCGACGATCAGTTGAGCGAAGACGAACGCATGATCCGCGACGCAGCGCACGCCTTCGCGCAAGGCGAATTGCAGCCGCGCGTGCAGGCAGCTTTCAGCGCGGAGAAGGACGCGCCTGAGCTGTTTCCCCTGATGGGGCAGGCGGGGCTGCTGGGCGCGACGATTCCCGAGGAGTTCGGCGGCGCGGGTGCAAGCTATGTCGCCTACGGCCTGATCGCGCGCGAGATCGAGCGAGTCGATAGCGGCTATCGTTCGATGGCGAGCGTTCAGTCGAGCCTCGTGATGTATCCGATCCACGCCTATGGGTCGGACGAACAGCATCGCAAATATCTGCCCGGCCTCGCCAGCGGCGAATTGATCGGCTGTTTCGGCCTGACCGAACCCGATGCGGGCAGCGATCCGGGATCGATGAAGACGGTCGCCAAACAGGACGGGGACGGATACGTCATTTCAGGCTCCAAGACCTGGATCTCCAACTCCCCCTTTGCCGACGTCTTCGTGATCTGGGCCAAGAGCGAGGCGCATGGCGGCAAGATCCGCGGCTTCGTCCTGGAAAAGGGCATGGAGGGGCTCTCCGCGCCCAAGATCGAAGGCAAATTGTCGCTCCGCGCCAGCACCACCGGCATGATCGTGATGGACGAGGTGCGCGTGGGCGCCGATGCGCTGCTGCCCAATGTCGAAGGGCTGAAAGGTCCGTTCGGCTGCCTAAACCGCGCGCGCTATGGCATCAGCTGGGGCGCGATGGGCGCTGCGGAATTCTGTATGCACGCGGCGCGGCAATACGGGCTGGATCGCCACCAGTTCGACGTGCCCTTGGCGTCCAAACAGCTCTACCAGTTGAAGCTCGCCGACATGCTGACCGATATCGGAATGGGCCTGCAGGCGAGCCTGCGCGTCGGGCGCCTGATGGACGAAGGCAAGTTCGCGCCGGAGATGATCTCGATCGTCAAGCGCAACAATGTCGGCAAGGCGCTCGATATCGCGCGCAAGGCCCGCGATATGCATGGCGGCAACGGGATTTCCGAGGAATATCAGGTTATCCGCCACATGGTGAACCTGGAAACGGTCAACACCTATGAAGGCACGCATGACGTCCACGCCCTGATCCTGGGCCGGGCGATCACGGGCATTCCGGCGTTCTGA
- the maiA gene encoding maleylacetoacetate isomerase, with protein sequence MRLYGYYRSSTSYRLRIALALKGLAFDYVPVNLLESEQKGEAYKGRNPFGSVPMLEAGGRDRAQSMAQLEWLDEAYPNTPRLLPENIEDRFTARELAYAVATELHAPLNLPVLKYLKDPLGHSQDEVDTFYRHFLARTLDPLEERLAQLDTKDFLFDRPGLFEVVLLPQVYNARRFDFAFADKPHISRIERACLGMTEFQRAHPDAQPDNPENTRN encoded by the coding sequence ATTCGCCTCTACGGCTATTACCGCAGTTCCACCTCATACCGCCTGCGCATCGCGCTCGCCTTGAAGGGGCTCGCTTTCGATTACGTACCCGTCAATCTGCTCGAAAGCGAACAGAAGGGCGAAGCCTATAAGGGCCGCAATCCCTTCGGATCGGTGCCGATGCTGGAGGCCGGGGGCCGCGACCGGGCGCAGTCGATGGCGCAGCTTGAATGGCTGGACGAAGCCTATCCCAATACGCCGCGCCTGTTGCCCGAAAATATCGAAGACCGCTTCACTGCCCGCGAACTCGCCTATGCCGTGGCGACAGAGCTTCATGCGCCGCTGAATCTCCCGGTCTTGAAATATCTCAAGGACCCGCTCGGCCATTCGCAGGACGAGGTCGACACCTTCTACCGCCATTTCCTCGCCCGCACGCTCGACCCGCTGGAAGAGCGGTTGGCTCAGCTCGATACGAAGGACTTCCTGTTCGACCGGCCGGGCCTGTTCGAAGTCGTCCTGCTGCCGCAGGTCTATAATGCGCGGCGCTTCGATTTCGCCTTCGCCGACAAGCCGCATATTTCGCGGATCGAGCGGGCCTGTCTCGGCATGACAGAATTCCAGCGCGCCCACCCCGACGCGCAACCCGACAATCCCGAAAACACAAGAAACTGA
- a CDS encoding OmpA family protein, producing the protein MSPRPLLAFGAGAALVIALGYVGGQRYGDQFLAAKTGEIEAAIASADGGPVTARLINPLGSAMRHPLLQNGESLPEATRARVAQAVAAVPGVGGVSWEDGSATAQASATQYTPLHCQEDVEGLLRSRSIRFEEGSAALDPASRVLLDEVADALRPCLGSIIAITGHTDNTGPEPGNLELSQERARTVREGLVARGIPRDGLRARGIGSQEPVEGLAPGDPANRRIEFSVIATEPLLPTPVDTPGAR; encoded by the coding sequence ATGTCCCCTCGCCCCCTCCTCGCCTTCGGTGCCGGTGCCGCGCTCGTTATCGCGCTCGGCTATGTCGGCGGTCAGCGATACGGCGATCAATTCCTCGCGGCCAAGACGGGCGAGATCGAAGCCGCGATCGCGTCGGCGGATGGCGGGCCGGTCACGGCGCGTCTGATCAATCCGCTGGGATCGGCCATGCGCCATCCCTTGCTCCAGAACGGCGAATCTCTTCCCGAAGCGACCCGTGCCCGCGTGGCGCAGGCGGTCGCGGCGGTACCGGGCGTGGGCGGCGTGTCGTGGGAAGACGGGTCCGCTACCGCGCAGGCCAGCGCCACCCAATACACCCCGCTCCACTGCCAGGAAGATGTCGAGGGGCTCCTGCGCTCGCGCTCAATCCGGTTCGAGGAAGGCTCCGCCGCGCTCGATCCCGCCAGCCGCGTGCTGCTCGACGAGGTCGCCGATGCGCTGCGCCCCTGCCTCGGCTCGATCATCGCGATCACCGGCCATACCGACAATACCGGCCCCGAACCGGGCAATCTCGAGCTCAGCCAGGAACGCGCGCGCACGGTGCGCGAAGGACTGGTCGCGCGCGGCATTCCGCGTGACGGATTGCGGGCACGCGGGATCGGATCGCAGGAGCCGGTGGAGGGACTGGCGCCGGGCGATCCGGCCAATCGCCGCATCGAATTCTCGGTCATCGCGACCGAACCGCTCCTCCCCACCCCCGTCGACACGCCCGGAGCGCGCTGA
- a CDS encoding acyl-CoA dehydrogenase family protein, whose protein sequence is MAVIDVPEPEYMQDEEIAIFSDAVGKFYEKHAPEKRVLKWREDGQVEREFWKEAGAAGLLGASVPEEYGGHGGDFRHEMVVIDQQGKHGVEGFSASLHNTVILPYLVRHGTEEQKKKYLPKLVSGELVSAIAMTEPGVGSDLQSITTTALKDGNGYRINGAKTYISNGQIADFIIIVAKTDPKERAKGISLMLLETEGAEGFQRGKKLDKVGLDAQDTSELFFDDVFVPAENVLGGEEGKGFYQLMGELPQERLIIAMGGMTVIERALEETVKFTKERKAFGQTIWDFQNTQFVLADLKAKGTAAKIFVNDCIAKHLKGELDVPTACMAKYWVTELQGEVVDKCLQLHGGAGYINDYPIARMFRDSRISRIFGGSNEIMKMVIARSM, encoded by the coding sequence ATGGCCGTCATCGACGTACCCGAACCCGAATATATGCAGGACGAGGAGATCGCGATCTTCTCCGACGCGGTCGGCAAGTTCTACGAAAAGCACGCGCCCGAAAAGCGCGTGCTGAAATGGCGCGAGGATGGCCAGGTCGAGCGCGAATTCTGGAAAGAGGCTGGCGCAGCGGGTCTGCTCGGCGCGTCCGTCCCGGAAGAATATGGCGGCCATGGCGGCGACTTCCGCCATGAAATGGTGGTGATCGACCAACAGGGCAAACACGGCGTCGAAGGCTTTTCCGCCAGCCTCCACAACACTGTGATCCTGCCCTATCTGGTCCGCCACGGGACCGAGGAGCAGAAGAAGAAATATCTGCCCAAGCTGGTTTCGGGCGAGCTGGTCAGCGCCATCGCCATGACCGAGCCGGGTGTCGGCTCCGACCTTCAGAGCATCACCACCACTGCGCTGAAGGACGGGAACGGCTACCGGATCAACGGGGCCAAGACCTATATCTCCAACGGCCAGATCGCCGACTTCATCATCATCGTCGCCAAGACCGACCCGAAGGAGCGGGCCAAGGGTATCTCGCTGATGCTGCTGGAGACCGAAGGCGCGGAAGGGTTCCAGCGCGGCAAGAAGCTCGACAAGGTCGGGCTCGATGCGCAGGACACCAGCGAGTTGTTCTTCGACGACGTGTTCGTCCCGGCGGAAAACGTGCTCGGCGGGGAAGAGGGCAAGGGCTTCTATCAGCTGATGGGCGAATTGCCGCAGGAGCGCCTCATCATCGCGATGGGCGGCATGACGGTGATCGAACGCGCGCTGGAAGAGACTGTGAAGTTCACCAAGGAGCGCAAGGCGTTCGGCCAGACGATCTGGGATTTCCAGAACACCCAGTTCGTGCTCGCGGACCTGAAGGCGAAGGGCACGGCGGCGAAGATCTTCGTCAACGACTGCATCGCCAAGCACCTGAAGGGCGAGTTGGACGTGCCGACCGCCTGCATGGCCAAATACTGGGTGACCGAATTGCAGGGCGAAGTGGTGGACAAGTGCCTGCAGCTGCATGGCGGGGCAGGCTATATCAATGATTACCCGATCGCGCGCATGTTCCGCGACAGCCGCATCAGCCGGATCTTCGGCGGGTCGAACGAGATTATGAAGATGGTGATCGCGCGTTCGATGTGA
- a CDS encoding lipopolysaccharide biosynthesis protein, whose translation MPPNGAPDGPDGDIAALAKGGRTNFLGFLLRLAARIPFLFIAGRLYGAAELGRFASALVVVELVALLCSLGEKRGLAQRLAEGEGKTHPTNVVFDGILLATLFSSLAALFFWFVPAPLFPSGQYTWLDLLIVLAIPGYALTEIVLAAQAYKYDIATTVRARAVVEPWAISIMAGVFYFVPALQKSGLNLAYLVSIYAGLAVGLWSFLRSYGLPKGWRPRPRAMSRMTVRALPLATADAIEWGTRRVDIFILGLFAAPAAVGVYYVAQQVASLPQKLKTSFEPILGPVITKNLKTKNYAKIAQQVCQVGFWITAMQAGIALALGLPGEAVMGLVGPNFVGGTGALAFLLAAEVVAATAVVSEAALIYVARVRNLWISIATIAFQAVLTVGLILLVETMDYPEAFKAAAAAIALMIALGLASLVKAMLLGRILGHPVNNWRWAVVWAAAPAIVVGYGVTRLPEWAELLFGIPAILLAYGWVIWRKGFGPEDRVLFRRNGAPDAN comes from the coding sequence CTGCCGCCAAACGGCGCGCCCGACGGCCCCGATGGCGATATCGCCGCGCTGGCCAAGGGCGGGCGCACCAACTTCCTCGGCTTCCTGCTGCGCCTCGCCGCGCGCATCCCTTTCCTCTTCATCGCCGGACGCCTCTATGGCGCGGCGGAGCTGGGGCGGTTCGCTTCGGCGCTGGTGGTGGTCGAACTCGTCGCGCTGCTGTGTTCGCTCGGCGAAAAGCGGGGCCTCGCCCAGCGCTTGGCCGAAGGCGAGGGCAAGACCCATCCCACCAATGTCGTGTTCGACGGTATTCTGCTGGCGACGTTGTTTTCCAGCCTTGCCGCGCTGTTCTTCTGGTTCGTGCCCGCGCCCCTGTTCCCGTCAGGCCAATACACTTGGCTCGACCTGCTGATCGTGCTGGCGATCCCCGGCTATGCGCTGACCGAGATCGTCCTTGCCGCGCAGGCCTATAAATACGACATCGCGACCACTGTCAGGGCGCGTGCCGTGGTCGAACCCTGGGCGATCTCGATCATGGCGGGGGTGTTCTATTTCGTGCCCGCCCTCCAGAAGTCCGGGCTCAATCTCGCCTATCTCGTGTCGATCTACGCCGGTCTCGCGGTCGGCCTGTGGTCGTTCCTGAGGAGTTACGGCCTGCCGAAGGGTTGGCGACCGCGCCCGCGCGCAATGAGCCGGATGACGGTGCGCGCTCTGCCGCTGGCGACGGCGGATGCGATCGAATGGGGCACGAGGCGCGTCGACATCTTCATCCTCGGCCTGTTCGCCGCGCCTGCCGCGGTCGGGGTGTATTACGTGGCGCAGCAGGTTGCGAGCCTGCCGCAGAAGCTGAAGACCAGTTTCGAGCCCATCCTCGGCCCGGTCATCACGAAGAATCTGAAGACCAAGAACTACGCCAAGATCGCGCAGCAGGTCTGTCAGGTTGGCTTCTGGATCACTGCGATGCAGGCGGGTATCGCCCTGGCGCTGGGCTTGCCGGGCGAAGCGGTGATGGGGCTCGTCGGACCGAATTTCGTCGGCGGGACCGGGGCGCTCGCCTTCCTCCTTGCCGCGGAAGTGGTGGCGGCCACCGCGGTCGTGTCCGAAGCGGCGCTGATCTATGTCGCGCGGGTGCGCAATCTGTGGATCTCGATCGCCACCATCGCCTTCCAGGCCGTGCTGACGGTGGGCCTGATCCTGTTGGTCGAGACGATGGATTATCCCGAAGCATTCAAGGCCGCCGCCGCCGCGATCGCCCTGATGATCGCCCTGGGCCTCGCCAGCTTGGTCAAGGCCATGCTGCTGGGCCGCATTCTCGGCCACCCGGTCAACAATTGGCGCTGGGCGGTCGTTTGGGCGGCAGCGCCCGCGATCGTCGTCGGCTATGGCGTCACGCGCCTGCCCGAATGGGCCGAGCTTCTATTCGGCATTCCCGCCATCCTGCTCGCCTATGGCTGGGTGATCTGGCGCAAGGGCTTCGGCCCGGAAGATCGCGTCCTGTTCCGCCGCAACGGCGCGCCGGACGCCAATTGA
- a CDS encoding helix-hairpin-helix domain-containing protein produces the protein MMMEMIEANWPLLLVAFLIGLVIAWFLFNANRRTKVTGERSDVLDEGAAPAARNQALIDSAPSASAGVPKEAAPVVPPATPMGLAGAGEVVAASAVETQAERADENLDESAESPAPAAPPAPVEVPERPSKDAPLADGADDLTRIKGVGPKLANALRELGITSFAEIASWDEAEIDRIDAKLGRFQGRIRRDDWKTQAALLAGGDTAAYESKFGRLD, from the coding sequence ATGATGATGGAAATGATTGAAGCGAACTGGCCGCTGCTGCTGGTCGCTTTCCTAATCGGGCTCGTGATCGCGTGGTTCCTGTTCAACGCGAACCGGCGCACCAAGGTTACGGGGGAGCGGAGCGATGTTCTCGACGAAGGCGCCGCGCCCGCCGCGCGCAATCAGGCGCTGATCGATTCCGCTCCGTCCGCCAGCGCAGGCGTCCCGAAAGAAGCCGCTCCGGTCGTCCCCCCCGCCACTCCAATGGGGCTAGCGGGTGCCGGGGAGGTGGTCGCCGCCAGCGCGGTGGAAACGCAGGCGGAGCGCGCGGACGAAAATTTGGACGAAAGCGCGGAAAGCCCTGCTCCCGCCGCACCACCCGCCCCGGTTGAAGTGCCCGAGCGCCCATCCAAGGACGCCCCCTTGGCCGATGGCGCGGACGATCTGACGAGGATCAAGGGGGTTGGCCCCAAGCTCGCCAATGCCCTGCGCGAGCTTGGCATAACCTCCTTCGCCGAGATCGCCAGCTGGGACGAGGCCGAGATCGACCGGATCGATGCCAAGCTCGGCCGTTTCCAGGGCCGCATCCGCCGCGACGACTGGAAAACCCAGGCGGCCCTGCTCGCGGGCGGGGACACGGCGGCCTATGAAAGCAAGTTCGGCCGGCTGGACTGA
- a CDS encoding response regulator, protein MGQPVILVAEDETIVAWDLCATVEEAGYTVEGPYTDISSAMLAYQKQKPDLAILDVQLGDGNVFPLAEQMMAEDIPVIFHSGNYTPDEVAERFPRSHALAKPCPPAAIIDSVQNALR, encoded by the coding sequence ATGGGCCAACCAGTCATTCTTGTCGCCGAGGACGAGACCATAGTCGCCTGGGATCTGTGCGCGACGGTGGAAGAAGCGGGCTACACCGTCGAAGGGCCCTATACCGATATCTCCTCCGCCATGCTCGCCTATCAGAAGCAGAAGCCGGACCTCGCGATCCTCGACGTGCAATTGGGCGACGGAAACGTCTTCCCCCTCGCCGAACAGATGATGGCCGAAGATATTCCCGTCATCTTCCATTCGGGCAATTATACGCCGGACGAGGTCGCGGAACGCTTCCCGCGATCGCACGCGCTGGCAAAGCCCTGCCCGCCTGCCGCAATCATCGATTCGGTCCAGAACGCTCTACGCTGA
- a CDS encoding NAD(P)H-dependent glycerol-3-phosphate dehydrogenase, giving the protein MTVQAKIGVLGAGAWGTALAQMLASNGREVLLWAREEALVEEINAARTNSLYLPSARLAPSIRATSDLAAIAALDIALVVTPAQHMGSVLGAMPDHPRDLVLCSKGIEASSGRLMNHVARDVAPGSAIAVLSGPTFAHEVADGLPTAVTLACGGGEDQWERLAPAIARPAFRPYYSDDVAGAEIGGAVKNVLAIACGVVDGLDLGQNARAALIARGYAEMLRFGEALSARAETLAGLCGLGDLVLTCSSTSSRNFSLGKALGEGRSAAELMADRRTVAEGAHTAPVLARMARDMDIAMPIVDAVERLLDGAEARGVVSDLLARPLRAERGA; this is encoded by the coding sequence ATGACGGTGCAAGCGAAGATCGGCGTCCTCGGCGCGGGCGCCTGGGGCACCGCGCTCGCCCAGATGCTGGCGAGCAACGGGCGCGAGGTATTGTTGTGGGCGCGCGAGGAAGCGCTGGTCGAGGAGATCAACGCCGCGCGGACCAATTCGCTTTATCTTCCCTCGGCCCGGCTCGCCCCTTCGATCCGCGCGACCAGCGATTTGGCCGCGATCGCCGCGCTCGACATCGCGCTGGTCGTCACGCCCGCGCAGCATATGGGCAGCGTGCTCGGCGCCATGCCGGACCATCCCCGCGACCTGGTTCTGTGCTCCAAGGGGATCGAGGCGAGCAGCGGGCGACTGATGAACCATGTCGCGCGCGACGTGGCGCCCGGTTCGGCCATCGCAGTCCTCTCCGGTCCGACCTTCGCGCACGAGGTGGCGGACGGCCTGCCCACGGCGGTCACGCTCGCGTGCGGTGGAGGGGAAGACCAGTGGGAGCGGCTCGCCCCTGCCATCGCGCGGCCAGCCTTCCGCCCCTATTATTCCGACGATGTCGCGGGCGCCGAGATTGGCGGCGCGGTCAAGAACGTGCTCGCCATCGCCTGCGGCGTCGTCGACGGGCTGGATCTCGGCCAGAACGCGCGCGCCGCCCTGATCGCGCGCGGCTATGCCGAGATGCTCCGCTTCGGCGAGGCGCTGAGTGCGCGGGCGGAAACACTGGCGGGCCTGTGCGGGCTGGGCGATCTGGTGCTGACCTGCTCCTCCACCTCCAGCCGCAATTTCTCGCTCGGCAAGGCGCTGGGCGAAGGGCGCAGCGCCGCCGAGCTGATGGCGGATCGCCGCACCGTGGCCGAAGGCGCGCACACCGCCCCGGTGCTCGCCCGCATGGCGCGCGACATGGATATCGCCATGCCGATCGTAGACGCGGTGGAGCGGCTGCTGGACGGGGCGGAGGCGCGCGGTGTCGTCTCCGACCTGCTCGCCCGGCCGCTGCGCGCGGAACGCGGCGCCTGA